In Arachis stenosperma cultivar V10309 chromosome 1, arast.V10309.gnm1.PFL2, whole genome shotgun sequence, one DNA window encodes the following:
- the LOC130933456 gene encoding protein DETOXIFICATION 55-like: MVNREQNPLQNTSSYPTISEVLEEIKRITDIGLPILAMSLVGYLKNMSLVVCMGKLGSLELAAGALAIGFTNITGYSVLSGLAMGMEPLCTQAFGSRNFSLLSITLQRTILMLLLFSLPISLLWLNLEPFMLCLHQNPNITRVASIYCRFAIPDLLANSLLHPLRIYLRSKGTTWPLMWCTLLAILLHLPIIILLTFKLHLGVAGIAISSFLANFNTLFFLLLYMYYTSVSQELSLALPLIKGAHHVGDATLNFIKEWAMLLKFSIQSCLAVCLEWWWYEFMTIMAGYLYNPRASLATAGIVIQTTSLLYTLPTALSASASTRVGNKLGAGQPERASLSTVVAIGLSLASSILGLLWTTIGRERWSRAFTDDREVVELTMVVLPIIGVCELANCPQTTSCGILRGSARPGVGAAINFCSFYMVGAPVAIVLAFVLGMGMVGLCYGLLAAQMACVVSILVVVYKTDWESESLKAKILVGKSHSMLSSHAEEEEEDQTLKCEEGVVFLNPQ; the protein is encoded by the exons ATGGTTAATCGAGAGCAGAACCCTCTTCAGAACACATCATCATACCCGACAATTTCCGAG gtATTGGAGGAAATAAAGAGAATAACCGACATAGGGTTGCCAATATTAGCCATGAGCCTGGTTGGTTACCTGAAGAACATGAGCTTAGTGGTTTGCATGGGAAAATTGGGAAGCCTGGAGTTAGCCGCTGGAGCTTTGGCAATTGGGTTCACCAACATAACCGGTTACTCGGTTCTCTCCGGTCTAGCCATGGGCATGGAACCGCTCTGCACCCAAGCCTTTGGTTCTAGAAACTTCTCATTACTGTCTATCACTTTACAAAGAACAATCCTTATGCTCTTGCTCTTCTCTCTCCCCATCTCTCTCTTGTGGCTCAACCTCGAACCCTTCATGCTCTGCCTTCACCAGAACCCCAACATAACACGTGTCGCAAGCATATATTGCCGCTTCGCCATCCCTGACCTCCTTGCCAACAGCCTCCTCCACCCTCTTCGCATTTACCTCCGTAGCAAAGGGACAACATGGCCATTAATGTGGTGCACCTTACTTGCTATTCTCCTCCACCTTCCCATCATCATTCTTTTGACCTTCAAGCTTCACCTTGGCGTCGCCGGAATCGCCATATCATCCTTCCTTGCCAACTTCAAcactctcttcttcctccttctctACATGTACTACACCTCTGTCTCCCAAGAATTATCCCTGGCCCTGCCATTGATTAAGGGAGCACACCATGTTGGAGACGCCACGCTTAACTTCATCAAGGAATGGGCCATGCTACTCAAGTTCTCCATACAGAGTTGTCTCGCTGTGTGCTTGGAATGGTGGTGGTACGAATTCATGACAATCATGGCAGGCTACCTTTACAACCCTCGCGCATCGCTCGCCACCGCCGGCATAGTGATACAAACGACATCTCTTTTGTACACTCTACCCACGGCGCTCAGCGCGTCTGCGTCCACGAGGGTTGGCAACAAACTCGGAGCAGGGCAACCCGAAAGGGCGAGCTTGTCGACGGTGGTAGCCATAGGGCTATCACTGGCAAGCTCGATCTTAGGGTTGCTCTGGACCACAATAGGGAGAGAGAGATGGAGCAGAGCGTTCACAGATGATAGGGAGGTTGTGGAGCTAACAATGGTTGTGTTGCCGATAATCGGAGTGTGTGAGCTGGCAAACTGTCCGCAAACGACGAGTTGCGGAATATTGAGAGGGAGCGCAAGACCGGGTGTGGGAGCAGCCATAAACTTCTGCTCGTTTTACATGGTGGGAGCACCGGTGGCGATAGTATTGGCTTTCGTATTGGGAATGGGAATGGTGGGTTTGTGTTATGGGCTTCTAGCAGCGCAAATGGCGTGTGTGGTTTCGATTCTTGTTGTGGTTTACAAAACAGATTGGGAGAGTGAGTCTTTGAAAGCCAAAATCTTGGTCGGAAAGAGTCACAGCATGTTATCATCAcatgcagaagaagaagaagaggatcAAACACTCAAATGTGAAGAAGGTGTTGTCTTTCTCAACCCCCAATAG